A stretch of Flavobacterium sp. N2270 DNA encodes these proteins:
- a CDS encoding 3'-5' exonuclease: MELKLNRPICFFDLETTGIDVAKDRIVEIAVVKIYPNGNKESKTWLVNPTIPIPPQTTAVHGITDEKVANEPTFNELAPHVYNMIKDSDLAGFNSDRFDIPLLAEEMLRAGVDFDMKNRVSVDVQTIFHKKEERTLSAAYKFYCGETLENAHSANADTEATYEILKAQLDRYPDLENDMKTLSEFTTRKKSVDFAGFIAMNKEGKEVFSFGKHKGVLVDEVLENEPGYFNWLQNADFPLYTKKVLTAIKLRKLNTK; the protein is encoded by the coding sequence ATGGAATTAAAATTAAATAGACCAATTTGCTTTTTTGACTTAGAAACTACAGGAATAGATGTTGCAAAAGACAGAATAGTTGAAATAGCAGTGGTTAAAATATACCCAAACGGAAATAAAGAAAGCAAAACATGGTTGGTGAATCCTACGATTCCAATTCCGCCGCAAACTACAGCGGTTCATGGAATTACTGACGAAAAAGTTGCAAATGAACCAACGTTTAATGAACTAGCTCCGCATGTGTATAACATGATAAAAGATAGTGACTTGGCTGGTTTTAATTCCGATCGCTTTGATATTCCATTGTTGGCAGAAGAAATGCTTCGTGCTGGTGTCGATTTTGACATGAAAAATCGAGTTTCGGTAGATGTGCAAACTATTTTTCATAAAAAAGAAGAGCGTACCCTAAGTGCTGCGTATAAATTTTATTGCGGCGAAACATTAGAAAATGCTCATAGTGCTAATGCAGATACAGAAGCAACTTACGAAATATTAAAAGCTCAATTAGATCGTTATCCCGACTTGGAAAATGATATGAAGACACTTTCTGAATTCACAACACGTAAAAAATCAGTTGATTTTGCTGGATTTATAGCTATGAATAAAGAAGGGAAAGAGGTTTTTTCTTTTGGAAAACATAAAGGGGTTTTAGTTGATGAAGTTTTGGAAAATGAACCTGGGTATTTTAATTGGTTGCAAAATGCTGATTTTCCTTTGTATACTAAAAAAGTGTTGACTGCAATTAAGTTAAGAAAATTGAATACTAAATAA
- a CDS encoding DUF2306 domain-containing protein — protein sequence MKLIKILIVVGYFYFTFLLLLITLQYIPLNFEVTFLKLKQEEVKLSYYNIAFFTHVYTSIFLVLIGWIQFWTFFRKKYTNLHRLIGKFYILIILMFSGPSALIMGCFANGGIYSKISFIILSILWLLFTYMSYSYAKNQNFREHQKFAIRSFALTLSAISLRLFKYIIVFLFHPLPMDTYRIVSWLGWVFNLIIAEIIIIYIFRNKIKNGIKIK from the coding sequence ATGAAATTAATTAAAATTTTAATCGTTGTAGGTTATTTTTACTTTACGTTTTTACTACTTTTAATTACACTTCAATACATCCCTTTAAATTTTGAAGTTACATTCTTGAAATTAAAACAAGAAGAAGTTAAATTATCCTATTATAATATTGCTTTTTTTACACATGTTTATACGAGTATATTTCTCGTATTGATAGGTTGGATTCAATTTTGGACTTTTTTTAGAAAAAAATACACCAACTTACATAGGTTAATTGGAAAATTTTATATTCTCATAATTCTTATGTTTTCAGGGCCTTCAGCTTTAATAATGGGTTGCTTTGCAAATGGAGGAATTTACTCTAAAATTTCATTCATCATACTATCAATTTTGTGGCTTTTATTTACTTATATGTCATATTCATATGCTAAAAATCAAAACTTCAGAGAACATCAAAAATTTGCAATAAGAAGTTTTGCATTAACATTATCTGCTATTTCATTACGCCTTTTCAAATACATTATTGTATTTTTGTTTCACCCGCTTCCAATGGATACTTATCGAATAGTTTCATGGTTAGGTTGGGTTTTCAATCTAATAATCGCCGAAATAATTATAATTTACATATTTCGAAATAAAATTAAAAATGGAATTAAAATTAAATAG
- a CDS encoding fumarylacetoacetate hydrolase family protein — MKIICIGRNYADHISELNNEKPDEPVIFMKADSSVLLKKFPFVIPEFTNDVHHEVELLVKINKVGKYIDKKFAHKYYDEIGLGIDFTARDLQSKLKEKGLPWEKAKAFDGSAVISDFLPKNNFSSLENINFELRNNNEVVQKGNSNLMLWKIDELIAYVSQFFTLKKGDIIFTGTPKGVAKVSPGDLLEGFLENKQMFKINIK; from the coding sequence ATGAAAATAATTTGTATTGGTCGAAATTATGCAGATCATATTTCGGAACTTAATAACGAAAAACCAGATGAACCAGTAATTTTTATGAAAGCAGATTCTTCTGTTTTGTTAAAAAAATTTCCGTTTGTAATTCCTGAATTTACGAATGATGTTCATCATGAAGTAGAATTATTGGTAAAGATTAATAAAGTTGGAAAATATATCGATAAAAAATTTGCTCATAAATATTATGATGAAATAGGTTTAGGAATCGACTTCACAGCAAGAGATTTGCAAAGTAAGTTAAAAGAAAAAGGTTTGCCTTGGGAAAAAGCAAAGGCATTTGACGGCTCAGCGGTTATAAGTGACTTTTTGCCGAAAAATAATTTTTCTTCACTAGAAAATATTAACTTTGAGTTAAGGAATAATAATGAAGTCGTTCAAAAAGGAAACTCTAATTTAATGTTGTGGAAAATTGATGAGTTAATAGCTTATGTTTCGCAATTTTTTACGCTTAAAAAAGGAGATATTATCTTTACAGGAACTCCAAAAGGTGTTGCAAAAGTTTCTCCAGGCGATTTACTTGAGGGTTTTTTAGAAAATAAACAAATGTTTAAAATTAACATAAAGTAA
- a CDS encoding YARHG domain-containing protein, translating to MKKVFIVSVVFAFFGCKEVIKNEVAQKLKVDEVLYEFDEPVVTENFVMTTKEDLLGYWVGDFKSDLTVEEEREFADSEDYYEYNYNKQISISIDKIKDTLVNGHSIVSGNIRPFHGSLFEDEKGFYFKVSEPGDDKYDGKFEFSILKNDSIINGKWQANEILKIDRRSLKLYKKVFVYSADNELSHEFVDWDKSKKVKYKEVDNEKEYEWEDEEYFTTTEAVLKVNASKDKITKEFAENLSKADIFILRNSIYARHGYSFKNRQLRLYFENYNWYMPVFTDVKKSFTKIELANIDLLLLYEENAEEYYDRFGR from the coding sequence ATGAAAAAAGTTTTTATTGTATCAGTTGTATTTGCGTTTTTTGGTTGTAAAGAAGTAATTAAAAACGAAGTTGCTCAAAAGCTAAAAGTAGACGAGGTTTTGTATGAATTCGATGAACCTGTAGTAACCGAAAATTTTGTAATGACTACTAAAGAAGATTTATTAGGTTATTGGGTTGGGGATTTTAAAAGCGATTTAACCGTTGAAGAAGAAAGAGAATTTGCCGATTCTGAAGATTATTACGAGTATAATTATAATAAACAGATTTCTATTTCAATTGATAAAATTAAAGACACTCTTGTTAATGGACATTCAATAGTGAGTGGTAATATAAGACCCTTTCATGGAAGTTTGTTTGAAGATGAAAAAGGCTTCTATTTTAAAGTTTCAGAGCCAGGAGATGATAAATACGATGGGAAATTTGAATTTTCAATTTTAAAAAACGATAGCATAATTAATGGAAAATGGCAAGCAAATGAAATTTTAAAAATAGATAGAAGAAGTTTAAAATTATACAAAAAAGTATTTGTGTACAGTGCTGATAATGAACTAAGTCATGAGTTTGTTGATTGGGATAAGTCAAAAAAAGTAAAGTATAAAGAAGTTGATAATGAAAAAGAGTATGAATGGGAAGATGAAGAGTATTTTACTACAACTGAAGCTGTTTTAAAGGTAAATGCTTCTAAAGATAAAATAACTAAAGAATTTGCTGAGAATTTGTCTAAAGCAGATATTTTTATTTTAAGAAATTCTATTTATGCTCGTCATGGTTATTCATTTAAAAATCGTCAATTACGTTTGTATTTTGAAAATTATAATTGGTATATGCCTGTTTTTACAGATGTTAAAAAATCATTTACAAAAATAGAACTTGCGAATATAGATTTGTTGCTTTTGTATGAAGAAAATGCAGAAGAATATTATGATAGATTTGGAAGGTAA
- a CDS encoding Hpt domain-containing protein has translation MALQYNLSKVYEISENDTDFAHQIVTLFLAEVPEEIASIKMGIEEKDYTRVYTASHKIKPSLDLLGMDIAYEENIQIMSWAKSQGKRKEIIEVYKSLKDRVDLSVKEIKKDFKIHT, from the coding sequence ATGGCATTACAGTATAATTTATCTAAAGTATATGAAATTTCAGAAAATGACACTGATTTTGCACATCAAATTGTGACACTTTTTCTTGCTGAAGTACCAGAGGAAATAGCTTCTATTAAAATGGGAATTGAAGAAAAAGATTATACCAGAGTTTATACAGCTTCTCATAAGATAAAGCCTTCTTTAGATTTATTAGGAATGGATATTGCTTATGAAGAAAATATTCAAATTATGTCTTGGGCTAAATCACAAGGTAAACGAAAAGAAATTATTGAAGTTTATAAATCTTTAAAAGATAGGGTTGATTTATCAGTAAAAGAGATAAAAAAAGACTTCAAAATTCACACTTAA